Below is a window of Patescibacteria group bacterium DNA.
TTTCCCACCATGTTTAATAAATTTCCTAGTTAAAGCAAATTCTCCTAGCCGATGACCAATCATTTCCTCTCTTATTTTCACGGGAACAAAAATTTTCCCCTGATGAACATGAATTGTTAAACCAACCATCTCGGGCAAAATAGTCGAATCGCGAGAATAAGTTTTGATTTCTCTAATTTGACCATTTTTAAATTTATTGATTTTTTTTAATAATTTTTGATCAACAAAAGGTCCTTTTTTTAAACTTCTGGCCATAGATTTATTTTCTTCTTTTAACAATAAATTTATCCGATTGTTTTTTCTTTCTAGTTTTAACTCCTAGAGCCGGTTTACCCCACGGTGTTTTTGGATGTTTCAAGCCAATCGGTGTATGTCCTTCGCCACCACCATGAGGGTGATCACGCGGTGACATCGCCTTTCCTCTTACTGACGGCCTGATTCCTAAATGTCTTTTTCGGCCAGCCTTGCCTAATCTTATTAACCAGTGATCAATATTACTCATTTGACCGATGCTAGCCAAACATTCTTCTGAGACCTTTCTTATTTCTCCAGAAGGAAGTTTTATTTGAGTATAGCCATTTTCTGAACCCATTACTGTCGCATAACTGCCTGCTGCTCTAGCCAACTGACCACCTTGACCTTTAAATAATTCAATATTAGAAACAATTGTCCCAGTAGGAATGAATTTTAAAGGCATCCGATAGCCAATCTTCTGTTCTATTTTTGAACGCGAAGTAAGAACTTCATCGCCAACCTTTAAACCTTCTTGAGCTAAAATATATCTTTTCTCTCCATCGGGATAGACAACTAAAGCAATCAGGGCGGAACGATTTGGATCATATTCAATTGATTTAATTTTTCCTTTAATTTCAAACTTATCTTGATAAAAATCGATCTGACGGTAAAGTTTTTTTGCCCCTCCGCCGCGGTGGCGAACGGTTATTTTTCCTTTCGATCGACCGGCTTTTGATTTTTTGCCAGAGATTAAAGACTTCTCCGGCTCTTTACGAGTTAAAATTTTTCGTTCTAAAACAGTGGCTTTTCTTCGACCAGCAGTAGTTGGTTTGTATAATTTAATCGGCATAATTATTTTGTTGTTAATTCTAATTTTTCATTTTTTTTAAGAGTTACCAGTGCCTTTTTCCAATTTTTGGTTCGACCAACTGTCCGTCCAGAACGAATTTGTTTTCCTTTTATTCGCATAAGATTGACTTTTACTGGTTTAACTTTGTAAACTTCTTGAATAGCTTTTTTAATTTCAATTTTGTTTGCCTTTGGCGAAACCTCAAAAACATACTTTCCCTCTTTTTCTAAAAGAGTTGATTTTTCAGTGATAATTGGTTTGATTAAAATTTGATCAGCTTTCTTTCCCATATATTTCTTCTA
It encodes the following:
- the rplB gene encoding 50S ribosomal protein L2 gives rise to the protein MPIKLYKPTTAGRRKATVLERKILTRKEPEKSLISGKKSKAGRSKGKITVRHRGGGAKKLYRQIDFYQDKFEIKGKIKSIEYDPNRSALIALVVYPDGEKRYILAQEGLKVGDEVLTSRSKIEQKIGYRMPLKFIPTGTIVSNIELFKGQGGQLARAAGSYATVMGSENGYTQIKLPSGEIRKVSEECLASIGQMSNIDHWLIRLGKAGRKRHLGIRPSVRGKAMSPRDHPHGGGEGHTPIGLKHPKTPWGKPALGVKTRKKKQSDKFIVKRRK
- the rpsS gene encoding 30S ribosomal protein S19, translating into MARSLKKGPFVDQKLLKKINKFKNGQIREIKTYSRDSTILPEMVGLTIHVHQGKIFVPVKIREEMIGHRLGEFALTRKFIKHGGKMQRELEKAKSSSK
- the rplW gene encoding 50S ribosomal protein L23; amino-acid sequence: MGKKADQILIKPIITEKSTLLEKEGKYVFEVSPKANKIEIKKAIQEVYKVKPVKVNLMRIKGKQIRSGRTVGRTKNWKKALVTLKKNEKLELTTK